In bacterium, a genomic segment contains:
- the rpsT gene encoding 30S ribosomal protein S20 → MSGKKASVLKRQRQDEKRSARNKFEKTRIKTAIKKAKTAVLDQTEQSDENVKKALRMLDKAKGKNVIHKNTAARKKSRLAKFQNKFKTESEKST, encoded by the coding sequence ATGTCCGGTAAAAAAGCAAGTGTATTAAAACGACAAAGACAAGATGAGAAGAGAAGCGCAAGGAACAAATTTGAAAAAACAAGAATAAAAACAGCAATAAAAAAAGCTAAAACAGCTGTTTTAGATCAGACCGAACAATCTGATGAAAACGTAAAAAAAGCCCTCAGAATGCTTGATAAAGCTAAAGGTAAAAATGTAATACATAAAAATACCGCAGCAAGGAAAAAAAGTAGGTTGGCAAAATTTCAAAACAAATTCAAAACTGAGAGCGAAAAATCTACTTGA